The following proteins are co-located in the Actinomycetota bacterium genome:
- the thpR gene encoding RNA 2',3'-cyclic phosphodiesterase, with amino-acid sequence MPREDKRFFLAVGLPPDLQKSIYRIGQECFGENKNIKLVPPDNIHITLKFLGNVEVDRLIEINRIIDQSIKGMDCFLITMSNFIGAFPNAIKANVLFIGLKKGADQLKNLFKVLETGFQNAGFKKENKEYIAHATLARTRQTMNIAASIKNIVLPDYPAFKCDRIILMESRLNPEGAKYTKLKEFFL; translated from the coding sequence ATGCCCAGAGAGGATAAAAGATTTTTTTTAGCAGTTGGCTTACCGCCGGATTTACAGAAAAGTATCTATAGAATAGGCCAAGAGTGCTTTGGAGAAAATAAAAACATAAAATTGGTACCACCGGATAATATACATATTACATTGAAATTTCTAGGTAATGTAGAAGTTGACAGGTTAATTGAAATAAACCGAATTATAGATCAGTCAATAAAAGGGATGGATTGCTTTTTAATTACCATGTCAAACTTTATAGGGGCTTTTCCTAATGCAATCAAAGCCAATGTATTGTTTATAGGGCTAAAGAAGGGTGCAGACCAGCTGAAAAATCTTTTTAAGGTCTTGGAAACAGGGTTTCAAAATGCAGGATTTAAAAAAGAAAATAAAGAATATATAGCCCATGCTACCTTGGCCAGGACCAGGCAGACCATGAATATAGCTGCCAGTATTAAAAACATAGTATTACCTGATTATCCTGCTTTTAAATGTGATAGAATTATATTGATGGAAAGCAGGCTGAATCCTGAAGGGGCAAAATATACAAAATTAAAAGAATTTTTTCTATAA
- a CDS encoding CinA family nicotinamide mononucleotide deamidase-related protein has protein sequence MECTILSIGTELSLGLIIDTNSQYIADKLAGLGIECSYIHIVRDNELEISKLLKLSLDLSDIIIINGGLGPTDDDVTRQAVARSLNLKLARDKGLDSSSLKFIRSVRTAEIKKRLLRQSYVPQGAIPFKPRIGSASGFGLNYKGKWIFSIPGVPREMTDMFNGDVIPALKKILGGKPEKNIRKIVLMTTDISETEIESRARDLMAEAAAKKIRIGITANPGFIKIILIGNEQRSQHMEKLVSKFKDRIGYHVYGLDDTRIGYHLAQAIRKSIDKVTISTAESITGGLIGSMITDIEGSSDYYLGGVIAYSNKAKIERLGVEKDLIRKKGAVSSEVCVQMAKGAMDKFGSHYGLAVTGYAGPAGDKGLVYCAVCGPGDNCQVTEKRFIGTREDIKFRTAQFIINELRIKVLQDAQRG, from the coding sequence GTGGAATGCACCATTCTAAGCATAGGTACTGAACTAAGTTTAGGGTTGATTATAGATACAAATTCTCAATATATTGCGGATAAGCTGGCAGGCTTAGGTATAGAATGTAGCTACATACATATTGTAAGGGACAATGAGCTGGAAATAAGCAAGCTTCTTAAGCTTAGTTTAGATTTAAGTGATATTATAATAATAAATGGGGGCTTGGGTCCTACTGATGATGATGTAACCAGACAGGCAGTAGCCCGAAGCCTTAATCTTAAGCTAGCCAGGGACAAAGGCCTTGACTCTTCCAGTCTTAAATTTATACGAAGTGTTAGAACTGCAGAAATCAAGAAAAGACTGCTCAGGCAATCTTATGTACCTCAGGGGGCCATACCTTTTAAACCCAGAATAGGAAGCGCCTCAGGTTTTGGCTTAAATTATAAAGGGAAATGGATTTTTAGTATTCCGGGAGTACCTCGTGAAATGACTGATATGTTCAATGGTGATGTCATTCCTGCCCTAAAAAAAATCTTGGGCGGAAAACCTGAAAAAAATATAAGGAAAATAGTTTTGATGACTACCGATATCAGTGAAACTGAAATAGAAAGCAGGGCTAGGGATCTAATGGCAGAAGCTGCTGCAAAAAAAATTAGGATTGGAATTACTGCCAATCCAGGATTTATTAAAATAATATTGATCGGTAATGAACAACGCAGCCAGCATATGGAAAAACTGGTATCAAAATTTAAGGATAGGATAGGGTATCATGTTTATGGTTTGGATGATACTAGGATTGGATACCACTTGGCTCAAGCCATAAGAAAAAGCATTGATAAAGTTACAATCAGCACTGCTGAATCTATTACTGGCGGACTGATAGGTAGTATGATAACGGATATTGAGGGCAGTTCTGATTATTATTTGGGCGGTGTAATAGCCTATAGTAATAAAGCTAAAATAGAAAGGCTGGGAGTAGAAAAAGATTTAATTAGAAAAAAAGGCGCAGTAAGCAGTGAAGTATGCGTACAAATGGCTAAGGGAGCGATGGATAAATTTGGAAGCCATTATGGTTTAGCTGTTACTGGATATGCGGGGCCAGCTGGCGATAAGGGCCTGGTATATTGCGCGGTATGTGGTCCTGGGGACAATTGCCAGGTAACGGAGAAAAGGTTTATAGGAACCAGGGAGGATATTAAATTCAGGACAGCGCAATTTATTATCAATGAATTAAGAATAAAGGTATTGCAGGATGCCCAGAGAGGATAA
- the recA gene encoding recombinase RecA, translating to MDRDKVIDSTLSQIERQYGKGTIMRLGNHGPLVAVPSIPTGSIEIDLALGIGGIPRGRVTEIFGPEASGKTTLALHVIANAQREGGIAAFIDAEHALDPIYARNLGVNTEELLLSQPDNGEQALEIAEILLKSGALDVIVIDSVAALVPKAELEGEMGDTQVGLQARLMSKALRKITGVVNKTKTSVVFINQLREKIGILFGNPEVTPGGRALKFYASVRLDIRRIDSIKDGTTAIGNRIRVKVVKNKMAPPFKSAEFDLMYGKGISREGSILDMGAELGIINRSGSWYSYGDEKIGQGRENAKVFLIQNPKIADKVEKEIRKECNFPEKANRDQPEEKKG from the coding sequence ATGGACAGGGATAAAGTAATTGATAGCACATTATCACAAATAGAGAGGCAATACGGCAAAGGAACCATAATGCGTTTAGGCAACCACGGTCCTTTAGTAGCAGTACCTTCCATACCCACGGGAAGTATTGAGATAGACTTGGCTTTGGGAATTGGTGGGATTCCCAGGGGAAGGGTTACCGAAATATTTGGTCCCGAAGCCAGCGGAAAAACCACCCTGGCCCTTCATGTAATTGCTAATGCTCAAAGAGAAGGTGGAATTGCTGCTTTTATTGATGCCGAACATGCCTTGGATCCAATTTATGCTAGAAATTTAGGGGTAAATACTGAAGAATTACTTTTATCCCAGCCTGATAATGGGGAACAGGCTTTAGAGATTGCTGAAATACTTCTAAAAAGCGGGGCTTTAGATGTAATTGTTATTGACTCTGTAGCTGCCTTGGTGCCCAAGGCGGAACTTGAAGGCGAAATGGGTGACACCCAGGTAGGATTGCAGGCTAGACTTATGTCTAAGGCTTTAAGGAAGATAACAGGAGTGGTAAATAAAACTAAAACCTCTGTTGTTTTTATCAATCAACTAAGGGAGAAAATTGGAATATTATTTGGAAATCCTGAAGTTACACCAGGAGGTCGGGCATTGAAATTCTATGCTTCAGTAAGGTTGGATATTAGAAGGATTGACAGCATAAAGGATGGTACTACTGCCATTGGTAATAGAATCAGGGTAAAGGTGGTAAAAAATAAAATGGCCCCTCCCTTTAAAAGCGCTGAATTTGATCTAATGTATGGTAAAGGCATATCGAGGGAAGGTAGTATTTTGGATATGGGGGCGGAATTAGGGATAATAAACAGGAGTGGGTCCTGGTATTCATATGGAGATGAAAAGATAGGCCAGGGAAGAGAGAATGCCAAAGTATTCTTAATCCAGAATCCTAAAATTGCAGACAAGGTTGAAAAAGAAATAAGGAAAGAATGTAATTTTCCCGAAAAAGCTAATAGGGATCAGCCGGAAGAAAAAAAGGGTTAA
- a CDS encoding ribonuclease J — MPKKSSLKVIPLGGLNEIGKNLTIFEKDNQIIIVDCGIMFPDEEMMGIDFVIPDFTYIKKNIQKVKAIIITHGHEDHIGALPFLLKEVRAPVYATKLTLGLIKIKLNSAQKQVEFHEIDPDIPVEIGPFDVHFFRVNHSIPDGVGLIIKTDIGNIVHSGDFKIDQTPIDGRITDFFKIIKAGEEGVLALFCDSTNAEESGYTLPEKDVGKTLVEKFNQADKRIIIATFASHIHRIQQIMDVAQQFGKKVAISGKSMLKTIRISSELGYLKIPDRTIVPITKIDDLPVNDIVILSTGSQGEPLSALNKMAMGEHKRVQIMNGDMVIISASPIPGNEKAISNTINRLIKQGADVFYESIAGVHVSGHAAREEIKMLIGLVRPKYFIPIHGEDKHKTQNAKIAIEMGINEKNVIMAQNGSVIKMNSNLCRISNSLNLKTIYVDGIGKGNIEDMVLKDRRLLSRDGIILALAAIDEKNRKLVNQPEFVLKGVVYLDNFDDIMQDCKELVTDAIQSAFDENIINAAMVESYVNDRLEKYIFKKVKIRPIVTTKITSI, encoded by the coding sequence ATGCCAAAAAAAAGCAGTTTAAAAGTAATACCTTTAGGTGGATTAAATGAGATTGGCAAGAATTTAACGATATTTGAGAAAGATAATCAGATAATTATAGTAGATTGCGGGATTATGTTTCCGGACGAGGAAATGATGGGAATCGATTTTGTGATTCCAGACTTTACCTACATTAAAAAAAACATACAAAAAGTTAAGGCCATCATCATAACTCACGGACATGAAGATCACATAGGGGCACTTCCATTTTTATTGAAAGAGGTTAGAGCTCCTGTCTATGCTACCAAACTTACCCTGGGGTTAATTAAAATAAAATTGAACAGTGCGCAAAAACAGGTAGAATTTCATGAAATCGATCCTGATATCCCGGTAGAAATAGGACCTTTTGATGTTCATTTTTTCAGGGTGAACCACAGTATACCGGACGGAGTGGGACTGATTATAAAAACTGATATTGGAAATATCGTTCATTCTGGTGATTTTAAAATTGACCAGACTCCTATTGATGGTAGAATCACTGATTTTTTCAAAATAATTAAAGCAGGCGAGGAGGGGGTGCTGGCCTTGTTTTGCGATAGCACCAATGCCGAAGAATCAGGCTATACTTTACCGGAAAAAGATGTTGGTAAAACCCTGGTGGAAAAGTTTAACCAAGCAGATAAAAGAATAATAATTGCCACTTTTGCTTCTCATATCCACCGTATACAGCAAATCATGGATGTAGCCCAACAATTTGGCAAAAAGGTAGCCATATCCGGAAAGTCTATGCTTAAAACTATTAGGATATCTTCCGAGCTGGGCTATCTGAAAATCCCTGATAGAACTATTGTGCCTATAACTAAAATTGATGATTTACCGGTTAATGACATTGTTATTCTCTCCACAGGCAGCCAGGGTGAACCGCTGTCAGCATTAAATAAAATGGCTATGGGTGAGCATAAAAGGGTGCAAATCATGAATGGGGATATGGTAATAATTTCTGCTTCCCCCATACCTGGCAATGAAAAGGCAATATCTAATACTATAAACCGCCTTATAAAACAGGGAGCTGATGTATTTTATGAATCTATTGCCGGAGTTCATGTTTCCGGCCACGCGGCTCGAGAAGAAATAAAGATGCTGATAGGCCTGGTCAGGCCTAAGTATTTTATTCCCATACATGGTGAAGATAAGCATAAAACCCAAAATGCTAAAATTGCCATAGAGATGGGCATAAATGAGAAAAATGTAATTATGGCCCAAAATGGCTCCGTAATTAAAATGAATTCAAACTTATGCCGTATATCCAATTCTTTAAACCTAAAGACTATATATGTGGATGGAATAGGTAAGGGAAACATAGAGGATATGGTGTTAAAAGACAGGAGGCTACTATCCAGGGACGGAATAATATTAGCCCTGGCTGCGATAGATGAAAAGAATAGGAAATTGGTCAACCAACCTGAATTTGTGCTAAAAGGGGTAGTATATTTAGATAATTTTGATGATATCATGCAAGACTGTAAGGAATTGGTAACAGATGCCATACAAAGTGCTTTTGATGAAAATATAATCAATGCGGCCATGGTGGAAAGCTATGTAAATGATAGGCTGGAGAAATATATTTTTAAAAAAGTCAAAATCCGGCCTATAGTAACTACCAAAATTACTAGCATATAA
- a CDS encoding DNA translocase FtsK 4TM domain-containing protein gives MTVNKKKLKKPNPRRNTKSKPVNLVKRRTEIYGIIIIALSLLLIIGLFGLGSRGIITISVNNFLSYIFGLGKYIIPFLLLLWGISFFVKKIKYLSLRFGLGFLLLFLSLLGIFSSTGQLENIFDKVLMYSRGGIAGAGIFYGLAKLVGPIGSLIILAVLTIIALLIITKISLIEVFKKIARLVKFEKPPKVEINVPDNRQEFKPKQPKPQKAEEEKPPEVIDYSKTEEKTEVIKVDKRGQLEMPLVESEEEDTDYRLPPVHLLQKSKTVHPRLYKQNVRERAATLNQVFKDFNLAAKVTRVVRGPSVTLYELSLAPGVKVQRLLSLEDDFCVAMGSPDIRFLTPIPGKAAIGIEVPNQIRSLVTLGDIYDEEKLSDERALLEVPLGKNLSGDVVSMDIRSMPHVLIGGATNSGKSSCINSIIISMLLKVKPSQVKFIMIDPKMVELNIYNGIPHLLTPVVIEPKKAASALSWATEEMDNRFKILSEYNFKSLEEYNSRVKKEIIDDLKPLPYIVIIIDELADLMMISASEVEESICRIAQKGRAVGIHLIVATQKPVVKIITGLIQGNIPARIAFNVAKNIDSRVILDQSGAEKLIGKGDMLYKSPTSSTPLRLQGAFVTTKEIETVTNYIKNIKKAEYSRELVEKINTQKKVDMEEDDLLYEALQAVVDFGHASASLLQRKLKLGYSRAARIIDQLEEKGLISGYDGSKPREVLISKEELERILENREGI, from the coding sequence ATGACTGTAAATAAAAAAAAGTTAAAAAAGCCTAATCCCAGGCGTAATACAAAATCTAAACCAGTTAATTTGGTAAAAAGAAGAACTGAGATTTATGGCATTATTATAATTGCATTATCACTTTTACTGATTATAGGTTTGTTTGGCTTAGGATCAAGAGGAATAATAACTATTTCAGTTAATAACTTCCTATCTTACATTTTTGGGTTGGGCAAATATATAATTCCCTTCCTTCTATTATTATGGGGGATTAGTTTTTTTGTAAAAAAAATTAAATATTTGTCCCTTAGGTTTGGTTTAGGTTTTTTATTATTATTTTTATCCCTGCTGGGAATATTCAGCAGTACAGGACAACTGGAAAATATCTTTGATAAGGTTTTAATGTATTCCAGGGGAGGTATAGCCGGAGCTGGGATATTCTATGGCCTGGCAAAATTGGTAGGTCCTATAGGCTCATTAATCATATTGGCTGTATTAACTATTATAGCTCTGCTAATAATAACCAAGATTAGTTTAATAGAGGTATTTAAAAAGATTGCCAGGCTGGTAAAATTTGAAAAGCCTCCCAAGGTAGAGATTAATGTGCCTGACAACAGGCAGGAATTTAAACCAAAGCAGCCGAAACCCCAAAAAGCTGAGGAGGAAAAGCCCCCGGAAGTAATAGATTATTCAAAAACAGAAGAAAAAACAGAAGTAATAAAAGTAGATAAACGGGGACAGTTAGAAATGCCTTTGGTGGAAAGCGAGGAAGAAGATACGGATTACAGACTACCACCAGTCCATTTGCTCCAGAAATCAAAAACTGTGCACCCCAGACTTTATAAGCAAAATGTGAGGGAAAGGGCAGCTACCCTCAATCAGGTATTTAAAGATTTTAATCTGGCAGCTAAGGTTACCAGGGTAGTAAGGGGGCCATCAGTGACTTTGTATGAGCTTAGCCTGGCTCCGGGTGTTAAAGTTCAGAGGCTTCTAAGCTTGGAAGATGATTTCTGTGTTGCCATGGGATCACCTGATATAAGGTTTTTAACTCCTATTCCAGGTAAGGCAGCCATTGGCATAGAAGTTCCTAACCAGATTCGAAGTCTGGTTACCTTGGGAGATATCTATGATGAAGAAAAATTATCTGATGAACGCGCTCTGCTGGAAGTTCCTTTGGGTAAAAATTTATCTGGAGATGTAGTATCCATGGACATTAGAAGTATGCCTCATGTCTTGATAGGTGGAGCTACCAATTCCGGTAAAAGTTCTTGCATTAACAGTATTATCATTTCAATGCTGCTAAAAGTAAAACCCAGTCAGGTCAAGTTTATAATGATAGATCCCAAGATGGTGGAGTTAAATATCTATAATGGTATACCCCACCTGCTAACCCCCGTAGTAATCGAGCCCAAGAAAGCAGCTTCTGCCTTATCCTGGGCTACGGAAGAAATGGATAACCGGTTCAAAATATTATCTGAATATAATTTTAAATCACTAGAAGAATACAACAGCAGGGTTAAAAAAGAAATTATTGATGACTTAAAGCCTTTGCCCTATATAGTAATAATAATAGATGAGTTAGCAGACCTTATGATGATTTCAGCATCAGAGGTGGAGGAAAGTATTTGCCGCATCGCCCAGAAAGGAAGGGCAGTGGGAATACACCTAATAGTTGCCACACAAAAGCCTGTAGTTAAAATAATTACCGGCCTAATCCAGGGTAATATACCGGCGAGGATTGCCTTCAATGTAGCCAAGAATATAGATTCCAGGGTTATACTGGATCAAAGTGGTGCCGAGAAACTGATCGGCAAGGGGGATATGCTCTACAAATCCCCAACTTCCAGTACACCTTTAAGGCTGCAGGGAGCATTTGTCACTACAAAGGAAATTGAAACAGTTACCAATTATATAAAGAATATTAAAAAAGCAGAGTATAGCCGTGAACTGGTAGAAAAGATAAATACTCAGAAGAAAGTGGACATGGAAGAAGATGACCTGCTTTACGAAGCCCTTCAGGCAGTTGTTGATTTTGGCCATGCATCTGCTTCTCTTCTACAGAGAAAACTGAAATTAGGGTATTCTAGGGCTGCTAGAATTATTGACCAGCTGGAAGAAAAAGGCCTTATAAGCGGATATGATGGCAGTAAGCCCAGAGAGGTGCTTATAAGCAAGGAAGAACTGGAAAGGATTCTGGAAAACAGGGAGGGAATATAG